Within Amycolatopsis sp. cg5, the genomic segment CCAGCAGGGAAAGGTCCGCGTTCTCGAGCTTGAGGCCGACGTCCTCGGAGATGACCTGGCCACCGGTCAGGATCGCGATGTCCTGCAGGATGGCCTTGCGGCGGTCACCGAAGCCGGGCGCCTTGACGGCGACGGACTTGAAGGTGCCACGCATCTTGTTGACGATCAGGGTGGCAAGGGCTTCGCCCTCGACGTCCTCGGCGATGATCAGCAGCGGCTTGCCGGACTGGATGACCTTCTCCAGCAGCGGCAGCACGTCCTTGACCGTGGAGATCTTGGAACCGAAGAGGAGGATGTAGGGGTCCTCGAGCTCGGCTTCCTGACGCTCCGGGTCGGTCACGAAGTAGCCGGAGATGTAGCCCTTGTCGAAGCGCATGCCCTCGGTGAGCTCGAGCTCGAGACCGAAGGTGTTGCTCTCCTCGACAGTGACGACGCCTTCCTTGCCGACCTTGTCGAGCGCCTCGGCGATGAGCTCGCCGATGGTGCGGTCAGCGGCCGAGATCGAGGCGGTAGCAGCGATCTGCTCCTTGGTCTCGATCTGCACGGCGGCCTTGTGCAGCTGCTCGATGATGGCCTCGACGGCCTGCTCGATGCCGCGCTTCAGGCTGATCGGGTCGGCGCCGGCGGCAACGTTGCGCAGGCCTTCCTTGACCAGGGCCTGGGCGAGCACGGTGGCGGTGGTGGTGCCGTCACCCGCGACGTCGTCGGTCTTCTTGGCAACTTCCTTGACGAGCTCGGCCCCGATCTTCTCCCAGGGGTCCTCGAGCTCGATTTCCTTCGCGATGGAGACGCCGTCGTTCGTGATCGTCGGCGCACCCCACTTCTTCTCGAGCACGACGTTGCGGCCACGGGGGCCAAGCGTCACCTTGACGGCTTCGGCGAGGATGTTCAAGCCGCGCTCAAGACCGCGGCGGGCTTCCTCATCGAACGCGATCAGTTTGGCCATTACGGTGTGGTCCTCCGGTATTGGGCGCTGCCGTCAGCCGCGCAGGCGACAGCAGCAGGACTACTTCCACGGCCAGGCTCGGTGCCCGCGACGGACGACCTGCCAGGGTTTCCCCTCGGCACGGCCTCACCGTCCCGACCTTCAGGTGGGATGATCGGCGACCATCCACCTGGCACTCGACGGTGCCGAGTGCCAATGCGTGTTTAGCACTCTACGGGGGAGAGTGCAAGAAACGCAGGTCAGGAGCGTGTCACCGAGCTCGCCGCCAAGCACGTGGCGCGGCGCCATAGGCGCGGGCGAACGCGCGGGTGAACGCGGCCTCCGAGGTGTAGCC encodes:
- the groL gene encoding chaperonin GroEL (60 kDa chaperone family; promotes refolding of misfolded polypeptides especially under stressful conditions; forms two stacked rings of heptamers to form a barrel-shaped 14mer; ends can be capped by GroES; misfolded proteins enter the barrel where they are refolded when GroES binds), translating into MAKLIAFDEEARRGLERGLNILAEAVKVTLGPRGRNVVLEKKWGAPTITNDGVSIAKEIELEDPWEKIGAELVKEVAKKTDDVAGDGTTTATVLAQALVKEGLRNVAAGADPISLKRGIEQAVEAIIEQLHKAAVQIETKEQIAATASISAADRTIGELIAEALDKVGKEGVVTVEESNTFGLELELTEGMRFDKGYISGYFVTDPERQEAELEDPYILLFGSKISTVKDVLPLLEKVIQSGKPLLIIAEDVEGEALATLIVNKMRGTFKSVAVKAPGFGDRRKAILQDIAILTGGQVISEDVGLKLENADLSLLGKARKAVITKDETTIVEGAGDADQIQGRVNQIRAEIDNSDSDYDREKLQERLAKLAGGVAVIKAGAATEVELKERKHRIEDAVRNAKAAVEEGIVAGGGVALIQAAEAAFAGLKLEGDEATGANIVKVAVEAPLKQIAINAGLEGGVVVEKVKGLPQGHGLNAATGVYEDLLAAGVPDPTKVTRSALQNAASIAALFLTTEAVVADKPEKAAPAAPGGDGGMGGMDF